Part of the Diabrotica virgifera virgifera chromosome 6, PGI_DIABVI_V3a genome, ATATGTCCGTAGACGTCGTCGATATTTTTGTATACCTAAAACACATAAATTACATAAAACGCACAAATCCCATCCTCATTAAGtgaggagttagacaaggagactTAATACATATCACCAAAACTTTTTAATCTAACGCtggaagacgtcttcaaaactacAAATTAGTCAACATATTATGGTATTAATGTTAATGGCAACAAGttaaaccacctcagattcgctgacgatatCGTGATTATAGCAAGCACATTCGAGGAACTACAAATTATGGTGGAGGAACTCAAAGACAGCTCTCAATACGTCGTCCTAAAGGTCGCAGCACATTATCATGCAGGGAGCGAatccagcacgtagcgtttagtttccgaaaaatattgattttatatttaatggttttaaatatgaacaattcacactGTATGTCTGGAACGTATCGTATCAGACACCTTTcagtaaaatcaggtttttcggaaactacgctacgtgctggaaacgatACCTGCATGATAATATGCTGTGACCTTAAAAATTAATATGACAAAACCAAAAACAATGATAAACACAGACGAACCCAGGTgcataaatataaatatcaatGAGATAGAAAAATTTCATGAACAtatcttcttttgccctttaattagtcaaattttgaacataggcttcccccagtttcctccattcgcttctgtttagtgctttctgtttccagtgcgttcctcctatctttttaatgtcgtctccccatctcatctggggtcgtcctcttgctctctttcctgccCATGGTCTCCATTTTTGTATcatggtattccacctattgtccgtttgtctagcgttatgacctgcgaagctccattttagcctggctatatgttgtcctgcgtctttgacttttgttttatttcttacccagttgttttgctttttgtctgtcaattttattcctaacattgctctgtccatggctctttgtgtcttcattatttttatccatgtttgccttagtcaaggtccatgtttggcatgcgtatgtgagaattgggagtgtGCACTGGTCAAACattcttgtttttaagtattgttgtatttttgtattcttcaagacccattttaatttcccaaatcctatatatatatatatatatatatatatatatatatatatatatatatatatatatatatatatatatatatatattgttatatttctatttgatatgaaaattaaaatttgataattataaacaaaattcaatttaatataaaatattttcaattttctcaaccacgggcatataaatttagaacaacctgtatacaacaaattgttatatttaattttaagaagtgattagaaaaagcttacggaacacgggacaatgcgcttagaaaaaacaaagtgaattgcgcgtaccattatcgttgttcgcggaaggttcgatcattagcctatgctaaataaaactcaagtgaaatcgataataggtcattatcgttgttcgcggaaggttcgatcattagccgatgctaaataagactaagtggaaatagagaataggtcattaaaatttgtatatagtagaaagtaattttagaatgggaattaactattttctttgaaatccattaagcatatttagaaagattaaaaattggttttgaggaagactgcaaatgagagttggtggtggaagtttgatttgtgaatctggaagggatatttagaaagtaggggaatgaatgacaaatagagatcagaatgttttgagctgtcgagaagtgaagtcgagtagtagacggtagtgtacggagagtgagaaagccggtgtagttccgtgagtgtggagtatctatcgtggaacgagaggtaggccaggttgagagtaaaagaacctccttgagccaagagtgtcccggtagctgattgcagtttcgaaaaaggtagaatacagcatcacgacataagcaggtacgagagctatacgagctagttttcaaaggagaacattactgaaagccaggacgaggttttggtcgcagccaaggatagcaggaaacgggtcttgtgtgaagacattctcagttcaccagaaaaaggtcagtctcatttgtttggacatgaatgtatgggtttttcgtattaaataccacattataaattgaagaacataataaataatatcagaaaagcttcatcaaacttaaatagaattgttgctaataaatcctaatagttaaatgttaataaaaactttcaattggaaaccaaaaggaaataagattcccatttgtaaatgttatgtttaagaaaaataggatctagcaaatattaagcagtgattgccatttaaataaaataaacaatattttgattataattgtaacccatatatgtgtattattttactattttcttccctatcccgattaggaaccattgagaaatacttagaagccacgagagtaagtaattaattttataattcgccctgagattgaaaacatattgatatgtgatctggtaaattaattagattattattaatacattgattaaattaaatgacatataagaatattatctcatatcaataatcaatatcacatcaactgtcgtccaacgtggaaagcattgtaaagtatttctagtggcaaatttgaaggatagaaagagtaaagccggtatttgaaaatttatatgcctgtggtaaaaagtgagatacttacatttgataacataaaattttagatctctttaggtacaaattttacataactgatttaataatttatttttacgatatttacatttgatatatttattgacaatttataatatttgggtgaaaaaaaagtcgtcttggtaacatactagtaaaatttcatatttggcggggacagtacttcttgaaaacaaatgtctgtgacaagaagccaaagcaaagacaacaaaaaacaaaagaacattcaaatcaagagaataattcagaccaagaagatattttagacacgacaatcatggcatcagaacagcaagaattatcaggaatagataaattattacaaatgatgcaactccagtcacaaagaatggaacagaaaatggatgaaacacaacaaaaactggatgacaatcaaagagaaacaaaacaagcaatggatgaagcaaaaaggacaatggataaaaatcaggaagaaacatcaaagaaaatggataaagtggatcaaaaaatggatgaaacacaacaaaaatggatgaaacacaacaaaaaatggatgaaacacaacaaaaattggatcaaaaaatggatgaaacaaaaagaataataatgaaaatgggataaatagttatgagttgaggcacaggaactcggaaaagatctgaggaatttataatattcacgatgtatacaaatatcacgaataaaagacagaattacatgaagtagatagtaagttagggtataagacgtagattaaagtaaggaaatatacagggagttggttttgcctcgagaaaatttatttaaaaatgcagataaattttatcgaatacaaggcggggatttgttatatttctatttgatatgaaaattaaaatttgataattataaacaaaattcaatttaatataaaatattttcaattttctcaaccacgggcatataaatttagaacaacctgtatacaacaaattgttatatttaattttaagaagtgattagaaaaagcttacggaacacgggacaatgcgcttagaaaaaacaaagtgaattgcgcgtaccattatcgttgttcgcggaaggttcgatcattagcctatgctaaataaaactcaagtgaaatcgataataggtcattatcgttgttcgcggaaggttcgatcattagccgatgctaaataagactaagtggaaatagagaataggtcattaaaatttgtatatagtagaaagtaattttagaatgggaattaactattttctttgaaatccattaagcatatttagaaagattaaaaattggttttgaggaagactgcaaatgagagttggtggtggaagtttgatttgtgaatctggaagggatatttagaaagtaggggaatgaatgacaaatagagatcagaatgttttgagctgtcgagaagtgaagtcgagtagtagacggtagtgtacggagagtgagaaagccggtgtagttccgtgagtgtggagtatctatcgtggaacgagaggtaggccaggttgagagtaaaagaacctccttgagccaagcgtgtcccggtagctgattgcagtttcgaaaaaggtagaatacagcatcacgacagaagcaggtacgagagctatacgagctagttttcaaaggagaacattactgaaagccaggacgaggttttggtcgcagccaaggatagcaggaaacgggtcttgtgtgaagacattctcagttcaccagaaaaaggtcagtctcatttgtttggacatgaatgtatgggtttttcgtattaaataccacattataaattgaagaacataataaataatatcagaaaagcttcatcaaacttaaatagaattgttgctaataaatcctaatagttaaatgttaataaaaactttcaattggaaaccaaaaggaaataagattcccatttgtaaatgttatgtttaagaaaaataagatctagcaaatattaagcagtgattgccatttaaataaaataaacaatattttgattataattgtaacccatatatgtgtattattttactcttttcttccctatcccgattaggaaccattgagaaatacttagaagccacgagagtaagtaattaattttataattcgccctgagattgaaaacatattgatatgtgatctggtaaattaattagattattattaatacattgattaaattaaatgacatataagaatattatctcatatcaataatcaagatcacatcaatatatatacaccattcttaggcgtcaacgcccttcggtagggatctatggaggagtatcaccaagccgcaagcccttatcccttgccgtaccgctcctccataggacGATCAGatgccagtttattccagaccaagccgtagactatTGAGTTTTGTACTAAGGCGTTGGCtttttaataatttcttgacctggctgaggctcgaaccatCGATCGCAaaccactaaacttgtcgatcgactgcgcctttGCCAACTGGACCGTCTAGACCGACATttcccaaatcctgcccaggctaatctgacccttctttttacctccgctgtttggttttccttatttatttttatcatctttctcagatatatataatcattaaccgcttgtattgtgtttgtcattgtttttgttttggcaaaattcatttttagacctatttgttcggattcatttgctagttcggttagcatggttttatttgtagtttttcaaaacttgatgctattacTACTACATCGtatgcatatcttaggtggtttaatttctttccatttatgtttattcccatgtttgttcatttcattgttttgaaaacatcttccagtgctaatgtcaATAGTTTaagagaaataacatctccctgtcgcactcctctgttaattggtatgggttttgtggtttcttccaattgtagtgtcattgttgctttcttacatatattatgtattagcattctgtatctgaaATCTATTCTACAGTTGTAATGAATACATCATAAATACATCTACCTGGGGCAAattctgaaacttgacaaaggGAACCAAAGTAAGGAAATCAATAGAAGAGCAAGACTCGTATGAGTTGGATTTGGTAAACTTAGTtagatacttaagaaccgcaaaataccttaATACTTTAGGAGCAGAGTGTTCAACTGGTGTATCCTTTTATCCTGACCATAACATTTGAATGTTAAACATGGACTCTAACCAAGGCCAATATGAATAAACTGGCCACAACACAAAGGGCAATGGAAAGAGGAATGCTAGGTACGACTGCCACTACTACCAGCAACGTCACAAAACTGATTCAAGTTtaaatttgaaactaaaaataaAGGAATTACTTTTGACACTTACATGTAATCTACTTTTGAGTTTTTCACTAAGTAATGATGATGAATACTCGAATAGTTTGGCGGCACTAGGATTCATGTTAAGGAAGTGGTTTCCCTTGTGCCTCATGGGTGTTGTATTCTGGAAAATAAACATAATTTAACTATATAATATGTTTTAGTAAATTTAATAGACGATAATTAATAAATTGTTTTCGTTTGTAGCCACCGAAGTAGATGGCACCATTGTACGCTTACCACTTGAGTGGAAAACATTCAGGAGATGTGAACTAAATTCTAATTACTATTTTTAATTGTTACTATGCAACCTTTAAACGTACATACGCTATCTCAACATTTTTACTTTTTACACAATATTTTTACACACTTTacttattatttatatttgtttttatttatttattattatacaatTTAACTTTGTAACGTGATAGTTGCGTTTGTTACTCCAGATAACAAAAATTCAGCCGAAGAAAGAAGgttcgctttttaagacatttattttagaatcaaaacattacaaatgataagataattagccttaattgctacagtggaaccccgttaactcggattaatcgggaccgcggccgatccgggttatcaaaaatccgggttagccggagaaaatggtaaaaattaataagatatggtatgcttacagataaactccgttataattgtcacacagacactggtaaaccacgttcacattccacacaaaaccacacatacaaagcgtcgtcaagagtctcattcttagctttattagctttgcaccgtgtccaaactgtcttttgttatcattttgaaaaaaattcttcgattttagttctatttttcttccaatccgatactgtagatgtaccgacaccatataatgctgcaagattcgcctttatcaattctactcaatgcttctagtttcttttccattgtcactacaacatttttacgttttgttgacCTTATAGACAacaaacacgcaaacacaaaatctgaatagatttacgaacgattacagaacggaagcgaacaatacgactttactacacataataccgtctcttatgttatgttatttaataacagtgatgactaagaccattgttaaaaaaagaattttaatagtcttttctaaacaatgctaagacagtttcaaataaataaaggatactacaggtgcctgttgttttcgataatACGGCAATGAATGtagtgtgccatgagtcatttttactatggtatatgtagttcaaattacacgaatacccattatctctcaaatattatattacatacatttttattgttgaaatgtttgtctgataaaaatagatccgggttagccggagttccgggttatcgggggccgacttatcggggttccactgtactcgttaatttcgttaacaaatatatttataacctACGTATCGAACATTAGGTTCGGGTTGATGTGAAGATATCTGGTATATGAATGAATACTACCGAGGATCGCGTGGATCAGGaaatacatttattaatatgAAACGGATATATAAGGAGAGGAAATCTCGTTCAGCTCGCCAGCGGAAAAGACATGTAGGTaaatacgatcaccgctcgtataaggataggtaaaaggaaaaACCATCGAAATTCGTTCAACACACCAAAGACGACGGCGGAAAATGGTCGGGATAACTCACCTCTTGCAGCACTCCAAGAATAATCATCCactaggcttttcgttccgacttttatatcgtccgagacggtacaaaaacacgttttacttaattcattggcgtactctagacgataaaattatattatcgttaCAACTTTAACATaagtttattttgacatttcgTATTCCAATTCGAAAATCTTTCTCAAAATACAATGCACTAATAAAGTGAAATTATTAATGAAAGTTAAAGCAGAAATATTAatgtaagaaaaaataaaaaagcagtataataattaaatataatattacctGTATACATCTGACAATATTTCTGAGGTCTACCAGACTCCATAAAGAAATGTGGGCCATGCTAAATCCCCCTTCATCATTTACGTATGTGTAACCATGAATCTGATTCATTTCGTCGTCCATGAGGGATTCTGTAACTAAGCTGTGGACGCGGATCATGTGCGCAGAAGTGAATTTGTGGGGATCGAAATTtcctaaaattaaaatataaatcatTAAAATATGAACCCATATAAATATGAACTTGAACTACAGTTAATATTTCATTCTGTTTCAGAGGCGACTTACGTACGTTTCGCTCTTTTGAGATCTTCAGAGAGACCTGTAATCCGCTCTGAACCAGAAAGAAAACGAACTGTCTCACTAagcaaagttataaacaaaaatttgctTTTAGACGATGTAGCGACATTTAACAACCTACAATGAAAGTAAAACAGTTCGAAGTTTTCCACCAAATTGgtgccttctaaaatttgcaagcaaAATGAACGATAATTAAGAAGATTagttttttatatacaaatacatatgttGAATGGGTTGTACGTGTGAGTCCATTTCAATTTAGGTAAGAGAAATAAAAGTCACTCACCATTAGTTTAATATTACCTACGACGGCCGGTTTCGCATATTACAATTTGCTATGTCTTCAGGTCTCCGGTCAGCGGTTGTCGCGTTAAGTTGTCTTAACGGAGACCTGAAGATGATCGTAGGTAATAGTAAactgattgtgagtaagtctacTTTTATTTCTCTTatctaaatatataaatatgttcTACACAATATAGTTTCATGTTGGTGAAACCTTAGAGTCGCGTAACTAGTGGATTCATTTCCCGTCTCCCCTCCAAAAAGGTGTCCCAGACTAACGATGGTTATAGTTTATGTATGGTTATATAGTTTATTTAACGATGGTCTTGGGAAAATAGATTGTGCGATAGCTTTCTGTTACTTTCCGCACTGAAGTACCACAGTCATTCAAACTGCCCTTCTTTTGCGCCTTGTCTCGGTACTGATGATCTCTCCTGCCCTTTACTAGGGGTTTTAGGACTAGCAGGGATATAAATGAATTAAAAAGCCAAACATATAACGCATGGCGCACAATTTGTCAAGAATTTCCATGTTTGAATCGGTATAAATTGATTGTTATAAGGTTATTTCTGCATCCTAGCTTCGTCAGACACTCTGGTTGATACAAAATTCACACACGCAACTGCCAGCGACAGTTTCCTGATTATTTCACACTTCAGGTGGTTAGCTACAAAAGTGGCGTCTACTTTGAACATCCTCTCTAATtctatatttggtctttttatCCATATCCCATTCCATAGATTTCTTGCAACAAAGGTAATTTATTTCCACACTTGGAGCTCGAAATATTCTGATTTGTTTATCGTTTATGTTTCACTAGCACATATTACTATGTATACCTGAAGTATAATTAGAACACTATGTATAGAatatgttttaagttaattttaaataaccttaTAAGATGTGTACTATTGGATTAACATTGACCGTAGGTGAACTCATAGACGTGTTGATGTGagttaacaataaaatataaagtcACATGAGAATCAATTATATTATTGTACGTAGAATTGCGAGATGCCTCGGCTGatttaatattattgtttataataaacTTCGAAGACTTGTAAATAAAGTATGTTGTTAGCAGATGCAGtcgtaattatttaaataaaaactataagGGTTATTTGAGCACCAACTCTTCAGCTTTTCCTTACAAGGCCTTATTACTCTATTATTACGTTAGGCCTTTTACATATGTTTTTACTTCTTAATAACAGGTTTAGAGCAAAAATTCGACAATTGCCAGCCATAATTCTTACTTGGATTCCTGACTTCATATTTGACCTCCTATTTTCATTCCTAAATACTGGAATATTTCTACTTCGAATTAATATGTTTTTTTGCCATTATTGTTAAATATTGTTCTTGTATGTATCTGTCTATTTCATATTTTTGGTCTTTTCTTTTATCCCATTCTTTTTGCTTCTAATCGTTTTGTTATTTCTCTTAATTATTGCTTACTTCTGGATATTAGTACTATGTCATCAACGAATGCTAAGCGTTGGTGTTTTCTTTGACAGATAAGTCCTAACCTGTTGATTTAAGATTCTCTGACGATAACTTAGAGAAGGATACTGCATAACAGTGATGACAGTGGGTCTTCCTATTGCATCCCCTCACTTATTTCAAACTTATCTGGTTCTTTTCTATTTATTTGTACCCATACTCTGTGTTTCGTAGTGTTAATATTATTACCCttattaatttttcatttattctCATTTCACTTAGTGCTTTATACACTTCTTTCCGTTTTACTCTGTTACAATAATACATTAAATAACTTCCTCTAAATTACATTCACTTACCTACACAACTGAACAGAACACATCTACCACTATCCCTTTCAAACAGTGGGAATAAATATCCTGAATCAATTATTTCTTTTAACTCTGGATCTTCACAGTCCAACTTTCTGAACCACTGGGGATACAGCTGGCGAATTTTGAGGTATCGTTCGACCATCTCACAGGCCAAGGGTACACTGAACTTTTTCGTACGAAGAAATCTTAGTAAAAAGGTGCTatctgaaaataaaaataatttaattgaaactgTATCTATCTACCAAGTATTTTTCTATCTAAATGAGTTATATACAGAGGTAAAACTGTCCAAAAAAGTTGTATACAGAGGTAGAATAATACAAATGACGTTGGAACTACAAACTCCAGAAATTATCATAATAGAAGAAGTTCAGATAAACAAGTAGAAAGTACCAAAACACTTGAAaactaaaaaaccaaaaaggtGCAGGTAAAGATGAGATACCAAATATGGTGGAGCAGCAATGATGCATGGTCAGTTGTTTTATATGGTGTCTAATCATGAACTTTGAAAATATTAAGCTCTTAAAGTCTTTTAAAATGTGGTTGTATAGACGAACACTAAAAATACTGTGTATTGCTAAGCAGAAAAATAAAGTAGTTCTCAACAGAGCAGAAGCTCGTCAGTTGAATCGTCAGTTCACTGATAGCTTCAAATCCAGGATAATATCATATCTTGGGCATATAATCCAGGGAAAACACTATTTATATTCCTCGACTATTTATAATGGGTAAAATCGAACGATCTCACatgaaataaaaacattaatggAAAAACGGAGAACACTAGCTCAACAAAACAAGAGATCAACAGCAGAGTATTCGAAAATAAACAAAAGCAtcaagaaaaagataaaagaagagaaaagaaagaaacaagaagaacaagttgaaaaaGTTATTCAACAAAACAAGAATATGAAATGGTTACGACCAAAACTgggaaaaacagaaataaatgccATCAAAAATACTCAGGGAGAAGAGACCAACGATATACATGAAATATTAGCAATAACACAACAGTATTACTTAGACTTATATCAAGAAAAGCAACCACTGACACAAGAAACTCTTCAAAAATtgagatataaaataaaaaatgctaaCTCTGACCTACAATCAGAGATTAGCAAATCAGAAATAAAGAAAGCCCTGATAGaagtgaaaaataataaatcaccagGAAGAGACGGCATTACAGTGGAGATGATTAAAAATGGCGGAAAAATTACAAGGGAAGtcttatataatatattattgaaTAAAATACTATGTACACGAAACGTACCCAGTAATTGGAATGAAGCAATCACcctattattgtttaaaaaaggagacaaaaaagATCTGAAAAATTATAGGCCAATTACATAAAATGCATAGAAAATGCATAGATGAAAATACAAAGGAAAATGCAGAGATAAATAATATtgggaaaatggaaattagtggctttttttgctgttctgtctgttagttttgctctggctggatctcttttgtttaaacaattatgtaagtattatcaaatccgttttcaattttctttattctttatgaaacgaactatttatgcatattattacctgtaaataatacccctttcttttgatttttaattgtaaagaatagataaattaccattcattttaatttttttagaatcaACTGAAAGTGTATTGGCTatttggaagaaactccacattgtcgattattactttataaataaatattaagacctgtatggaattatggatgcccactatgcGGGTGTattagaccaagtaatataaaagttatacaaagattccagaacaaaatactgagaaatattgtagatactccttggtatgtgacaaacagtgatctccataaggacctaggaatggaatCTGGATATAATCATCACGAAGATGGTAGGAAGTCActagcaacaacttcataagtacgagaatattgaggaaatccagccccttgatacccacataacaatttcatgttcttagtagattcatagaacatacttttcagaaaaagtatatacttagaatatgcgtaattaccattgcgaatgtgcaaaGCATATACtaagtatatactacattacaat contains:
- the LOC114331420 gene encoding clavesin-2; protein product: MGLGGKQETEYTFTLPEKERKIALEELREDDNIREQSLEQMREWIAKHPNIKKCRTDSTFLLRFLRTKKFSVPLACEMVERYLKIRQLYPQWFRKLDCEDPELKEIIDSGYLFPLFERDSGRCVLFSCVGNFDPHKFTSAHMIRVHSLVTESLMDDEMNQIHGYTYVNDEGGFSMAHISLWSLVDLRNIVRCIQNTTPMRHKGNHFLNMNPSAAKLFEYSSSLLSEKLKSRLHVYKNIDDVYGHIDKKILPKEYGGEVPLKEMLDKFKTFLKEKRESILALDDLYIEIDEKNCPVVSEMNEELGVGLEGSFKKLTVD